Part of the Neoarius graeffei isolate fNeoGra1 chromosome 15, fNeoGra1.pri, whole genome shotgun sequence genome is shown below.
cagttaacctaacctgcatgtctttggactgtgggggaaaccggagcacccggaggaaacccacgcggacacggggagaacatgcaaactccgcacagaaaggccctcgccggccacggggctcgaacccaggaccttcttgctgtgaggcgacagcgctaaccactacaccaccgtgccgccctccatggaaacatgaaaaattaaaatttctcaaatttcttagcatgaaaaggcacatctacatcaccttgttaacatgtacaccaagtttcaaatccatatcttgaatagttttggatatatgctccggaaacgaacattgctcttagaaactaagtcaaagtctattttttatgtaaaaatttgaaaaatactttttccccccaaatccaaaatagcaaaaggcacaagttcacatgttgcttgatatgtataccaagtttcatgaagatatcttcagtagttttaaagatatggcccggaaatgaaaacatAACCGGACGGAAGgatggacggaacccgtttctagaagaagaagaagaaggtaaacctgcacatgcacacacggacttcctctgtctgcttgactacgcaaagcaagcaatttcatgcacattatttgctcgggaatcccctcaaattaaaaaacttcccagccacagaatggcctgggtttttttttttttttgtgagctattacagaaataaacatatatcacaatgaccaaatttcagagggaactaaatttcaccgattttatgaaatcgaaaggccatctcgctttaaGTCAACGTCTTCACAATAAAAtcgttttttttccctgtaaaaaCGAGCCGAAACTAAAGTTAGAAAACTACGTTGACAATTCTTCTAGAAAAGGAAAGATATTAAACGCCATAAACTGCTGAAACGTTTATGCTTGACTTTGTCAAGGGTTTTGTTTACCTGAAAGTTTGCTCTCCAGTATGGTGTTGCTATGTGGTATCCAAGCACATAACCTCTAGCTGCAAAGAGCCTATTATTTGATGTAAAGCAAAATCCTAGCAGCCGAACATTCATTTTCAACTATCCcaatctgaagaagaagaagcctttatttgtcacatgtacacttcaagcacagtgaaattcatcctctgcatttaacccatctgaagcagtgaacacgcgcgcacacacccagagcagtgggcagccacactacagcgcccggggagcagtcaggggttcggtaccttgctcaagggcacttcagcccaaggccaccccacgttaatctaactgcatgtctttggactgtgggggaaaccggagcacccggaggaaacctacgcggacacggggagaacatgcaaactccacacagaaaggccctcgccggccgctgggttcgaacccagaaccttcttgctgtgaggcaaccgtgctaaccactacaccaccatggcgcCCAAAGATACCCACTTGGCTATGCTGCCTCTCTACAATCTGGTGTAAAAACCATTGCCCTGGCAACCCTGTCATGAAACGTCCTGTCCATTGCTCTAGCAGTGTGATTCCCTACAATTATGTAGCATCTAGAAAGGCAAGTAAATCAGTGGAACTTGTATTTGTCAAAcaacaactttaaaaaaaatcactgatcATTCAAAAAAGGCAGCGAGAATTTTGACAGAATTTAAAATGTACGGAGTTGTGAATGAGGACTTTCTGAAGATTAAGATTTGTTGAATGGCTGATAGTATATAGAGGAGTCGCCAGTGTTTGTAGGGTCCTTCTTTCTAACTgacagaacatctcatctcattatctgtagccgctttatcctgttctacagggtcgcaggcaagctggagcctatcccagctgactacgggcgaaaggcggggtacaccctggacaagtcgccaggtcatcacagggctgacacatagacacagacaaccattcacactcacattcacacctacggtcaatttagagccaccagttaacctaacctgcatgtctttggactgtgggggaaaccggagcacccggaggaaacccacgcggacacggggagaacatgcaaactccacacagaaaggccctcgccggtcacggggctcgaacccggaccttcttgctgtgaggcgacagcgctaaccactacaccaccgtgccgccctctgttcTAAATTACCTTCTCAAAATAAAACAGCTTCTCAGATGCACATAACTGCAGTTAAGTGTGATGCTGTATTtccattgttgttaaatataatgTATTTAAGAGCGTATGCACAAAATCATTGTGGACACACCTATGCGTGTAGGGAAGATATTCTCATTGTTGATGAGCGATTCAATCCAGTCCATCAGCAGGTTCATATACTGAAGGGCTGGGAGTTTGGTGGGCTTCTTGTAATGATCTCCATCTTGCCATCTGTACTCATAGCGGGGGCCTCCAGACATGACAGGGCAGCTTCTCTCTGTGCAGAATTCACTAACAGTTCCATAGATCAGGTTGATACGGTTAAAGAAATCTACCACATGGACAGCAATCCAGTCATTAATGTTCTCTCCCTCAGGCAGCTGAACCACCTTCCTGAGGTCCAACCCTGACTTCAGTGATGCCTGGGCTCTCTTATACAGCTCAAACCTCTGCGTGCCAGGCTCAAAGCGCTTCCGAGGCCTGAATGTCTTGTCTTTGCTGAACACTTGGCCAAGGCATAGAGCCATGCTTCTACTGCTTCTTCTTCCACCAGAAATGCCAAGACGGATGAGATGAAGTCTCCTGTTTCATCAACTGATGATGCTTGTGAAAAGAAtaaaaatatgaataaaaattaatataCTGTAATTTTGGatctttgggattttgttttagcAATTCGATATTCTGAAAAGTTTACAAGTAAGTGGTACATGACAGAATGAAAGTTGCTAGGTGTAAGGTTTCCGGTAGAAAAGTGCTTGGAAGGTGACTTGCAAGATTTTGCAACATGGTTTGAACTGTGGCCTGTTTCACAACGCAAATTAATTTCCTGGCTGTGAGAGCCAAGTTAACAAATATTCAGAGAGAATTCAGAGCTGTGGTACGGTATGTCTAAGTAGTAATGACACAAATGGTCTGCTGGCATGGTATGCAGTATGCTACTATGCCCAAGAATTCTTGACTCTCAGAATATAATTATCTGCTGCCAGATTAAGCCTGGTGAGAATAAAATCTTGCTTGTGCACATCAGTAGCTATGACTGTCACAGTTACTGAATACCACACGAAAAAGCAAATCCTCATAGATGCCCCATAATCTCACAATGCTCTGGTGCATTGGGCAGCCCACTATGTCTAGGCAGCAAgctaaaaaaaaacagtttaaggaTCAAAACAATGACATTTGGTCACTTCCAGAATTGTGTATGTTCATTATCCAATCTGTATGATCTAATC
Proteins encoded:
- the mob3c gene encoding MOB kinase activator 3C encodes the protein MALCLGQVFSKDKTFRPRKRFEPGTQRFELYKRAQASLKSGLDLRKVVQLPEGENINDWIAVHVVDFFNRINLIYGTVSEFCTERSCPVMSGGPRYEYRWQDGDHYKKPTKLPALQYMNLLMDWIESLINNENIFPTRIGVPFPRNFQQVCKKILSRLFRVFVHVYIHHFDSICNMGAEAHVNTCYKHYYYFISEFSLIEHSELEPLRAMTERICN